Proteins encoded within one genomic window of Marasmius oreades isolate 03SP1 chromosome 4, whole genome shotgun sequence:
- a CDS encoding uncharacterized protein (MEROPS:MER0006005) has protein sequence MVKSSLLVYALANVIHSIGALDLPSSSPHNYSDIPSVPLGPEWQRYFQVTQPLPNITFPLNRHFAGNIPVDRAGHPNNTLFFWAVEKTEGSLTSPAGPGGDSPAPWGIWLNGGPGSSSLVGLLYENGPIRLGPDYGASENKHSWHQIADYFWVDQPVGVGFATTDSDGYVADEDQIGQDFMGFLGNLLKVFPNLAGRPLHITGESYAGQYIPYIMKAYFGMANPPVKIGGIAIGDGTLTSEQVFSLAPAMQVLETLPQLIAYDTEVYKYFKEQNHLCGYDLNLTYPQSGNFPTVPLRGPTSRDIPMQQQMAAKSFKTLLAGKIIERSQELKARSNGHRLMKREVETARKMWINNKRDLTGRVNGSLDPWYGCFILDELVDYALNYTYPWNSGGFDIYNVQDALSPSPSMDGSVWLNDNRTRTALHAPLNKDWSLSIETPFGKNGDTDPSVEPMAFLTELATNATAKGVSIVLYSGNNDALIPHFGTEVAIQNTTFGGIQGFTKKPSTPWYDDEGKFAGIIHQERGWTYGLFADAGHLIPADKPSQALTFAREFIFGQNQTGLVRPDGTVVGGQDPKLSNDILPGSPEVYFGKSVTQGTYVFPTATRNAWNAFMTGEARTTLNASSNGAIHVHSEIFMVVTTVLLLLSTL, from the exons ATGGTCAAGTCGAGTTTACTTGTGTACGCGTTGGCCAACGTGATACACTCGATTGGTGCTTTGGATCTACCAAGTTCCTCTCCACACAACTATTCTGATATACCATCTGTACCGTTGGGCCCTGAATGGCAGCGTT ATTTCCAAGTAACCCAACCACTTCCTAATATCACCTTCCCTCTTAATCGCCATTTCGCGGGCAACATACCTGTTGATCGTGCAGGACATCCAAACAATACGTTATTCTTTTGGGCGGTTGAGAAAACAGAGGGTTCACTGACGTCTCCGGCGGGTCCGGGAGGCGATAGTCCAGCGCCATGGGGAATTTGGTTGAATGGGGG TCCGGGATCCTCAAGCTTGGTCGGACTTCTGTATGAG AACGGGCCAATTAGGCTCGGTCCTGATTATGGAGCATCCGAAAACAAGCATAGCTGGCATCAAATTGCGGATTACTTCTGGGTGGATCAGCCTGT GGGAGTCGGTTTTGCAACGACTGATTCTGATGGTTATG TGGCCGACGAAGATCAGATTGGGCAAGATTTT ATGGGATTCTTGGGCAACCTCCTCAAAGTCTTCCCCAACTTGGCTGGCAGGCCACTTCATATTACTGGTGAAAGTTATGCTGGTCAATACATA CCATACATCATGAAAGCTTACTTCGGAATGGCAAATCCCCCGGTCAAGATCGGTGGCATTGCCATCGGTGACGGTACGCTCACTTCAGAACAGGTCTTCAGCTTGGCCCCCGCT ATGCAAGTATTGGAGACACTCCCTCAGCTTATAGCATATGATACCGAAGTATACAAATACTTTAAAGAACA GAACCACCTATGTGGGTACGACCTCAACCTCACATATCCTCAAAGTGGAAACTTCCCCACCGTACCACTTAGAGGACCAACTAGTCGCGATATACCTATGCAACAACAAATGGCTGCCAAATCATTCAAAACGCTTCTCGCCGGAAAGATCATCGAACGATCTCAGGAGTTGAAGGCGAGAAGCAATGGACACAGGCTGATGAAGCGAGAAGTAGAAACTGCGAGAAAGATGTGGATAAATAACAAGAGAGACCTAACAGGAAGGGTAAATGGGTCTCTTGATCCTTGG TATGGATGTTTCATTTTGGACGAACTCGTGGATTACGCTCTCAATTACACGTACCCGTGGA ATTCTGGAGGTTTCGAC ATTTACAATGTTCAAGACGCCCTCAGCCCTTCCCCTTCGATGGATGGTAGCGTTTGGTTGAACG ATAACCGCACTCGCACTGCGCTCCACGCCCCTCTAAACAAGGACTGGAGTTTAAGTATTGAAACACCTTTCGGAAAGAACGGAG ATACCGATCCCA GTGTCGA GCCGATGGCATTCCTCACTGAGCTGGCCACAAATGCGACTGCCAAAGGTGTTTCAATAGTCTTGTACTCCGGGAACAACGATGCCTTGATTCCTCATTTTGGTACCGAAG TCGCCATTCAG AATACAACGTTCGGAGGAATCCAGGGCTTTACTAAAAAGCCATCTACACCATGGTATGACGACGAAGGCAAATTTGCAGGAATCATCCATCAAGAGCGTGGATGGACGTATGGATTGTTCGCTGATGCAGGTCACCTCATCCCCGCTGATAAACCCTCTCAA GCTTTAACCTTCGCTCGCGAATTTATATTTGGCCAGAACCAAACTGGTCTTGTACGACCTGATGGAACTGTTGTGGGTGGACAGGACCCCAAACTATCAAACGACATTTTACCTGGCTCTCCGGAAGTCTACTTCGGAAAAAGCGTAACGCAGGGAACCTATGTTTTCCCGACAGCTACGAGGAACGCCTGGAATGCATTTATGACGGGTGAAGCCAGGACCACGTTAAATGCGAGTAGTAATGGTGCAATCCACGTACACAGTGAGATATTCATGGTCGTGACGACGGTGCTATTGTTGCTTTCAACGCTGTGA